From the Cryptomeria japonica chromosome 2, Sugi_1.0, whole genome shotgun sequence genome, one window contains:
- the LOC131039192 gene encoding rust resistance kinase Lr10-like, giving the protein MVNVPAATVQWNYPQEREHTCRGCEKSKSFCGYKTPQLGDFLCFCQDGPHSKHCPKGKRGVVIGVASGAAGLLIAAAVVVVYYRISRPSSEEQFLHDYVDEMPSRYSYSQLKKITNNFADKLGEGAFGVVYKGKLSSGTMVSVKILDQSRHSESQFMNEVATVGRIHHVNLVRLMGYCFEEARRALVYEYVVNGSMEKFIFVEKGKEQMLNWDQLYSVALGAARGIAYLHQDCNRCIIHFDIKPHNILLDADFIAKVADFGLAKLCGKGDNHISLTTTRGTPGHVAPELWYRNLGPVTNKSDVYSFGMVLLEIVGGRKNINLQASRSSQIYFPEWAFKLIKNGELEKRVREVSRERGCIDHEKAIRLTKVRLWCIQHNSANRPAMRSVVQMLEGNGDDVSNPPFPFDSSPSPLSPFLSPESLVIDFNSVIKRTGEV; this is encoded by the exons ATGGTGAACGTTCCAGCAGCAACAGTGCAATGGAATTATCCCCAAGAACGAGAACATACTTGTAGAGGTTGTGAAAAAAGTAAGAGCTTTTGTGGGTATAAAACTCCTCAGTTAGGGGACTTCTTATGCTTTTGCCAGGATGGACCTCATTCAAAGCACTGCCCCAAAG GCAAAAGAGGAGTTGTAATAGGTGTTGCCAGTGGAGCGGCAGGCTTGCTGATAGCTGCAGCAGTGGTTGTAGTTTATTATCGGATCTCAAGGCCTTCTTCCGAGGAGCAATTCCTTCATGATTATGTTGATGAAATGCCCAGCAGATATTCATATTCTCAACTGAAGAAGATCACCAACAATTTTGCAGATAAATTGGGTGAAGGCGCTTTTGGTGTGGTTTACAAAGGAAAGCTCTCTAGCGGTACTATGGTTTCTGTAAAAATTCTGGATCAGTCGAGACACAGTGAGAGCCAGTTCATGAACGAAGTTGCAACTGTCGGAAGGATCCATCACGTTAATTTGGTTCGACTGATGGGCTATTGCTTCGAAGAAGCTAGAAGAGCACTTGTCTATGAGTACGTCGTGAATGGGTCTATGGAGAAGTTTATATTTGTAGAAAAAGGAAAAGAACAGATGCTCAATTGGGACCAGTTGTATTCAGTTGCTTTGGGCGCAGCTCGTGGGATTGCGTATTTACACCAAGACTGCAACAGATGCATCATCCATTTCGACATTAAGCCTCACAATATACTCTTGGATGCTGATTTCATAGCCAAAGTAGCTGATTTTGGTCTGGCTAAGCTTTGTGGAAAGGGGGACAATCACATATCACTTACGACAACGAGAGGAACCCCAGGGCACGTTGCGCCAGAGCTTTGGTACAGAAATTTGGGTCCTGTAACGAACAAATCAGATGTTTACAGTTTTGGAATGGTGTTATTGGAGATAGTTGGAGGAAGGAAGAATATTAATTTGCAGGCAAGCAGGTCcagtcaaatttattttccagagTGGGCATTCAAGTTGATAAAAAATGGGGAGTTAGAGAAGAGGGTAAGAGAAGTTTCAAGAGAGAGAGGATGCATAGACCATGAGAAAGCAATACGGCTAACAAAAGTGAGATTGTGGTGCATCCAACACAATTCTGCAAACCGGCCAGCGATGAGAAGCGTGGTTCAAATGTTGGAAGGCAATGGTGATGATGTGAGTAATCCTCCCTTTCCTTTCGACTCTTCTCCTTCCCCGCTATCTCCATTCCTGTCGCCTGAATCTTTGGTCATAGACTTTAACAGCGTGATTAAAAGAACCGGTGAGGTGTAA
- the LOC131039191 gene encoding cyclin-dependent kinase F-4-like → MDSDLWRIIKNRKEPSLSRVVQRLCFNILKALEYMHGLGYCHHDLKPENLLLKGNNIKISDFGLAINLKEKMENNEPLDPNVATIAYKVPELFLKSSSYDFAIDMWSLGVIIAQFYGLEPIFGSRSDWRNPIYNICSMIGCPNEKTWPEGLKLAESLDYQFPKEFDGENCRKNLRRLMSTASEEVIDLVKRLCSWDPKRRPTVKQALNHPFFQSCNNTMNPKFFRY, encoded by the coding sequence ATGGATTCTGATCTATGGAGAATCATTAAGAATAGAAAAGAACCCTCCTTGAGTAGAGTAGTTCAGAGACTGTGTTTTAATATTTTGAAAGCTCTGGAATACATGCATGGACTTGGGTATTGCCATCATGATCTCAAGCCTGAAAATCTCTTGTTGAAGGGAAACAACATCAAAATTTCAGACTTTGGGCTTGCTATTAACttgaaggagaaaatggaaaataaTGAGCCCTTGGATCCAAATGTTGCAACCATAGCCTATAAAGTGCCTGAACTTTTTCTCAAATCATCATCCTATGATTTCGCCATTGATATGTGGTCACTTGGAGTCATAATAGCTCAGTTCTATGGTCTTGAACCCATTTTTGGAAGTAGAAGTGACTGGAGAAATCCGATTTATAACATATGCTCTATGATTGGATGCCCCAATGAAAAGACATGGCCTGAGGGATTGAAGTTAGCAGAGTCATTGGACTACCAGTTTCCAAAAGAGTTTGATGGGGAGAATTGTAGGAAGAATTTGCGTAGATTGATGTCGACTGCGAGTGAGGAAGTGATTGACCTTGTAAAGCGTTTGTGCTCGTGGGATCCCAAACGCAGACCCACTGTAAAACAAGCACTCAACCACCCTTTTTTCCAGTCGTGTAATAATACTATGAATCCAAAGTTTTTCAGGTATTAG